CTGAGCGGCCATGCAGCACCACGCATTCGCCGCCGCTGACTTCAAGATTGGCATTCTGCAGCACCGGCAGCGCGGCGCTGCTCTGGTTGTGCAGCACAAAAGTTTTGCTGAGTTGCTCTACGCGCAATAAAGGTTGCATGTTGATGTCCTGATGAATTCATTCATTGCCTGCACAGCATCGTAGCGGCGCGATTCATCGCGCGTAGTTGCGACACCGTGCCTGCGTATGCGCAATAAATTGCGCCGCTACGGAATGTGCTCGCCTTCATCGCGCGATTAACTCAGCACCGACGAAACCAATAACTGGGTATACGGATGATGCGGATCGTCCAGCACCCGATCGGTCAACCCGCTCTCCACCACGCGACCCTGCTTCATCACCAGCAGGCGATGCGCCAGCAAACGCGCCACGCCGAGATCATGGGTGACAATCACCACCGCCAGATTCAGCTCACGCACCAGCGTACGCAGCAGATCCAGCAGGCGCGCCTGCACCGATACATCCAGACCGCCGGTCGGCTCATCCATAAACACCAGCGTCGGCTGCGTCACCAGGTTGCGCGCAATCTGTAAACGCTGCTGCATGCCGCCGGAGAAGGTGGTGGGCAGATCGTCGATACGGTTGGCGGGGATTTCGACATCCTGCAGCCAGCGCATCGCCTCTTGACGGATATCGCCATAATGGCGATTGCCCACCGCCATCAAGCGCTCGCCGATGTTGCCACCCGCCGTCACCTGCGGACGCAAACCATCCAGCGGATGCTGATGCACCACGCCCCATTCGGTGCGCAGCAGGCGGCGACGATCGCTCTCGCTCAGCTGATAGAGATCCTGCGCGCGATAGAGAATGTTGCCCTGCTGCGGCGCTAACCGCGCCGACAGGCTGCGCAGCAGCGTGGTTTTGCCCGAACCGGATTCCCCGACAATGCCTAACACTTCGCCGGGATAGAGTTCAAAACTCACCTC
The sequence above is drawn from the Pantoea nemavictus genome and encodes:
- the phnK gene encoding phosphonate C-P lyase system protein PhnK; protein product: MHSEQPLLAVNNLTHLYAPGKGFEEVSFELYPGEVLGIVGESGSGKTTLLRSLSARLAPQQGNILYRAQDLYQLSESDRRRLLRTEWGVVHQHPLDGLRPQVTAGGNIGERLMAVGNRHYGDIRQEAMRWLQDVEIPANRIDDLPTTFSGGMQQRLQIARNLVTQPTLVFMDEPTGGLDVSVQARLLDLLRTLVRELNLAVVIVTHDLGVARLLAHRLLVMKQGRVVESGLTDRVLDDPHHPYTQLLVSSVLS